The genome window TGGACACTGGCGGGTTTGAGGGTTTCGCTCAATCCGGTAAGATAGCGTTGAATGCCGAGGGGGGTGGCGTCGGTGAGGTTCCGAAGCCCGAGTGTCCGTCCGAACCGCTCCAAACTTACCGTGTAATTGCCAATCGTCCGGGACGAGCAGTTTCCTACCCTACGGTTGAGGAGAAATGTCTCGACGGCTCTCTGATATTCAGTTTCGGGGTGATCACCTGCTTTTTCGGGGCTTGCTAGCGGCTCAAACTCGCGGAACTCGTTGATAGATAAGGGCTGGTGGAGACGACGGGATTCGAACCCGTGACCCCCTGCTTGCAAAGCAGGTGCTCTCCCACTGAGCTACGTCCCCACGCGCTTTCATTCTAGCATGCGCGGGATCACGTCGGCCGCCAGCCGCTCCATCTGCGCGGTCTCGTCGAACAGCGGGGTCAGCAGAATCATCCCGGCGCCCGCGTTCGCCACCTCACGGAGGCCGTCTACGCACGCGCTCGGCGGACCGAAGACCGCCACCGATTCCAGATTCCGCGCGCCCGAGTTTGCGTACAGCGCGTGCAGCGCGGCGTGGACCCGCTGTCGGACGCGCGCGGTGTCCTCGTCGACGGCGATATAGACGCGCTTCGCGATCGGGAAACCGTCCACGGATCGGCCGGCCTCCGCCACGGCCTCGCGTAGCACCCGCACCTGTTCCGCGAACCGGACCGTCGGCTGCGATCCGGCGCCGAAGAAACCGTCGCCGAGCCGGACGGCCCGCCGCACAGCGTCCGGATGAGCGGCGCCGAACCAGACCGGCGGGTGCGGTTTCTGCAGCGGCTTCGGCTCCATCGCGGCGCCCTCGAGCTGCCAGTACCGGCCCTTGAACGTCACGCGAGACTCCGTCCACAGCGCCTTCATCAGCTGAAGCCCTTCGACAAAGCGCGTCACGAGATGGTCGGGCTCGACCGCGAATGCGGAGAACATCCGCCGCCCGCCGATCCCCACCCCGACCTCGAGACGGCCCCGGCTGATCTGGTCGAGCGTGCTCAGACTCTTGGCAAGATGGACCGGGCTGTGCAGCGGTGTGACAAATACGGCGCACCCAATGCGAATGCGCTCCGTGCACGCGGCCGCATACGTCATCGTCTCCATCGGCGCGAGGTGCGGCATCGAGCCGAGGACCTGCTCTTGCGTCCACGCGCTGTGAAACCCCAGGGCCTCGGCCCGGGCCATGTGGGCGCGAAACTCGGCGGGATCGAAGGCCCCGTCGCCGACAAACTGCGGGATCGAGATCGCAAATCGCACGCGCCGTCCTCCCGAATCACGCCCTGAGGCTGCCGAGTATCACGCCCGGCGATGTTCGCGCCGCGGGACCGCCCTCCCTCGCGCCTTCGAGGAGTCTACCGCCCAGCGTCCAAATTCGTTCGCGTGCCCTCGTCGTCCGGAACCGGCGTCACGGCCGCGAACGGCCCATCCGAGACCGGCGCCGCGCCGGTCTCGAACCTCCGGCTCGGGCTCTTCGGAGCCGCGGGATTCTTGACCGCGATCTCTTGGCAGTTCGTGGTCCCGGTCTTGCCGCTGCATATCGCGCGCATCGGCTACAGCGCGGCCCAGGTCGGCTTTCTCGCCAGCCTGCTCAACCTCGCGATGGGCGTGGTGGAGCTCGAGGTCGGTAGGATCGCCGCCGGCGTCGGCCGCCGGCGCACGCTGATCGGCGGCCTGGCGCTGCACGCGGTAGCGATGGTATGGGCCGCTCAGGCGCGGGCCGCGGCCGCCATCGGCGCGGCGCTGGCCGCGGTCGGCACCGCGCGCGCCTCGATGTGGACGCCGCTGATGGCCGGCGTCGCCGAGGAGGCCGCCGCGCACACGCGGGGCCGGACGTTCGGGACGTTCTGGACCGTCACGTCCGCGGGCTTTCTCATCGGGCCGGCGATCGGAGGATTTGTCGCCTCGCAGTACGGCGACCGCGCCGCGTTCTATCTCGGCACGGCCGTGAGCCTCGTGGCCATGCCGGTGGTGCTGCTGATCACGCGGCCGGGTCGGCCCGAAGCCGCGGCCCCCCGCGTTCATCCCGCGGACGTCCTGCGCGATCCGGCGTTTCTGAGGCTCTTCGTCGCGAACCACCTGTTCTACGCGGTGTCCGCGATCTGGTCCACGTTTCTGCCGCTGTACGCGGCGGCGCAGGGGATCTCGGTCCTCGTGATCGGCGAGATCTTCGCGGTCCAGGGCCTGGCCTACGCGCTGTGCCAGGTTCCAACGGGCCGGCTCGCGGACCGGATCGGCGCGGAGCGGCTGATCGTGCCGGCGGTCGTCGGGCGGGCCGTCGCGTCGCTCGCCGTGCCGCTGCTGCACACCCCGGGCGCGTT of bacterium contains these proteins:
- a CDS encoding MFS transporter, producing MPSSSGTGVTAANGPSETGAAPVSNLRLGLFGAAGFLTAISWQFVVPVLPLHIARIGYSAAQVGFLASLLNLAMGVVELEVGRIAAGVGRRRTLIGGLALHAVAMVWAAQARAAAAIGAALAAVGTARASMWTPLMAGVAEEAAAHTRGRTFGTFWTVTSAGFLIGPAIGGFVASQYGDRAAFYLGTAVSLVAMPVVLLITRPGRPEAAAPRVHPADVLRDPAFLRLFVANHLFYAVSAIWSTFLPLYAAAQGISVLVIGEIFAVQGLAYALCQVPTGRLADRIGAERLIVPAVVGRAVASLAVPLLHTPGAFVALGIVYGFLGGIVPVSFTTLIARITPRERYTSAMGVYNSSGDLGFFVGPLVGGAAALLGIAAPFLLCAPLGAAAWLTAQSAARAVRAREA
- a CDS encoding LLM class flavin-dependent oxidoreductase — translated: MRFAISIPQFVGDGAFDPAEFRAHMARAEALGFHSAWTQEQVLGSMPHLAPMETMTYAAACTERIRIGCAVFVTPLHSPVHLAKSLSTLDQISRGRLEVGVGIGGRRMFSAFAVEPDHLVTRFVEGLQLMKALWTESRVTFKGRYWQLEGAAMEPKPLQKPHPPVWFGAAHPDAVRRAVRLGDGFFGAGSQPTVRFAEQVRVLREAVAEAGRSVDGFPIAKRVYIAVDEDTARVRQRVHAALHALYANSGARNLESVAVFGPPSACVDGLREVANAGAGMILLTPLFDETAQMERLAADVIPRMLE